One Ochotona princeps isolate mOchPri1 chromosome 25, mOchPri1.hap1, whole genome shotgun sequence genomic region harbors:
- the EFCAB10 gene encoding EF-hand calcium-binding domain-containing protein 10 isoform X2, which produces MEAASGRERQAREYLEKHRIMELLNHLTTVLLFFRPEKPRDYLITLLERVRIAKETGVAFPFFMDNSNIVAMFEMLDSAGRGAISFVQYKEGTRGLRKYGHHFNNALNPG; this is translated from the exons ATGGAGGCAGCCAGTGGCCGGGAACGACAAGCGAGAGAATATTTAGAGAAACACAGGATCATGGAGCTGCTGAACCATCTCACCACCGTCCTCCTGTTTTTCCGGCCAG AAAAACCAAGAGACTATTTAATAACTCTGTTGGAACGGGTGCGGATTGCCAAAGAAACCGGTGTGGCTTTTCCCTTCTTTATGGATAACTCTAACATTGTGGCCATGTTTGAGATGCTGGACTCCGCAGGCAGAGGTGCCATCTCATTTGTGCAGTATAAAGAAG gAACAAGAGGACTGAGAAAATATGGTCATCATTTTAATAATGCCCTAAATCCAGGATAA
- the EFCAB10 gene encoding EF-hand calcium-binding domain-containing protein 10 isoform X1, with protein MEAASGRERQAREYLEKHRIMELLNHLTTVLLFFRPEKPRDYLITLLERVRIAKETGVAFPFFMDNSNIVAMFEMLDSAGRGAISFVQYKEALKTLGLCTEDEVLKGEGHIVTLDQFRDEVNKRTEKIWSSF; from the exons ATGGAGGCAGCCAGTGGCCGGGAACGACAAGCGAGAGAATATTTAGAGAAACACAGGATCATGGAGCTGCTGAACCATCTCACCACCGTCCTCCTGTTTTTCCGGCCAG AAAAACCAAGAGACTATTTAATAACTCTGTTGGAACGGGTGCGGATTGCCAAAGAAACCGGTGTGGCTTTTCCCTTCTTTATGGATAACTCTAACATTGTGGCCATGTTTGAGATGCTGGACTCCGCAGGCAGAGGTGCCATCTCATTTGTGCAGTATAAAGAAG CCCTAAAAACCTTGGGTCTGTGTACTGAAGATGAAGTTTTAAAAGGTGAAGGACATATAGtaactttggatcagttcagggATGAAGT gAACAAGAGGACTGAGAAAATATGGTCATCATTTTAA